In Acaryochloris sp. CCMEE 5410, the following proteins share a genomic window:
- a CDS encoding CHAT domain-containing protein: MKHFAKILLLSLLLIPSAKAADLTPLEKADALTVQGNQQLDRGNPSAAHTSFEKAQSFYQQIDNTDGIKGSQINKALAYQQLGQYLNACRVVSQALNVEGYCQSDAHVAPLSDRSFDDTDLIALQNLGKILQELGHLQQSEKVLTLAIAQAEQQGNQAQRLASQHTLANTRTFQVRALIQKFQLSGEGRVQANSVKAAEKTALQAFADYEALTSSQAQLGWLSLYEDLDQWVQEDGRGIFEIAELRDSLQPKRAEGLQALLQSDLNELSPVARIYAHLKLSKFLAKQSGKLAGKHSLVVAFEQAQAAQKEATQLDNYRALSFVYGQLGRLYQQSGQSDLSMRSFGLAAQFAQSIQAWDALYQWRSTLANMYQEQGQMQQAITSYKIAITALEHVRWNLLPISSDLQFSFKEEVEPVYQRYMGLLLQEDNPNLKLVSQTNQSLRLAELENFLKCGETNLVPLADQTPVDKVVVQILDLGNQTTVIVGDVHYSVDHAQLKQQVFELTDRIQDANFYTFTSDQYLPQAQALYQLVLGPAIDQGLIPEDTTILFHLNGPLQSIPMGMLHDGDRYLIERNPVTLSNGYVSRTQIQQKQLGAVIGGVSKSSPSLEETSLEPLPEVAEEVNAVKGKFSDVRLLLDEDFTHQKLLSNVEGPSSRILHLSTHGQFSSDPNQTFLLAWDRPLNVQDISGVLEAGNGGGLELLFLSACQSAKGDPRSFLGLAGLSAQSGAKNTIASLWSADASASILLSKEFYSQRNQNPAAEALRQAQLNLLDSPDSPYAHPYFWANYVLVQL; the protein is encoded by the coding sequence ATGAAGCACTTTGCCAAAATCCTACTCCTATCCCTACTACTCATCCCTAGTGCCAAAGCAGCGGATCTCACACCCTTGGAAAAAGCCGATGCTCTCACCGTCCAAGGCAATCAACAGCTTGATAGGGGGAATCCCAGTGCAGCCCATACTTCCTTTGAAAAAGCACAATCGTTTTATCAGCAGATTGACAACACGGATGGCATCAAAGGATCACAAATCAACAAGGCGCTGGCCTATCAGCAGCTCGGTCAGTACCTCAATGCTTGTCGGGTAGTGAGTCAGGCACTGAATGTTGAAGGCTACTGTCAGTCAGACGCCCATGTAGCTCCTCTATCTGATCGGAGCTTCGATGACACGGATCTCATTGCATTGCAAAACCTGGGCAAGATCCTGCAAGAGCTGGGCCATTTACAGCAATCAGAGAAAGTACTCACCCTTGCGATCGCACAAGCAGAACAACAAGGGAATCAGGCCCAACGTTTAGCCAGTCAACACACCCTCGCCAATACCCGGACCTTTCAGGTGAGGGCATTGATTCAGAAGTTTCAACTCTCCGGTGAGGGCCGCGTACAGGCCAACAGTGTCAAGGCAGCAGAGAAAACAGCCCTACAAGCCTTTGCTGATTATGAAGCCTTAACCTCTAGCCAAGCGCAACTCGGCTGGCTCAGTCTGTACGAAGACCTTGACCAATGGGTTCAAGAAGATGGCCGGGGAATCTTTGAGATTGCAGAATTGCGGGATTCACTTCAACCCAAACGAGCGGAAGGCTTGCAAGCGCTTCTCCAGTCGGACCTGAACGAATTATCCCCTGTTGCCCGTATCTATGCCCATTTGAAGCTGTCAAAATTCCTGGCGAAACAGTCGGGGAAACTTGCGGGCAAACATTCCCTGGTCGTGGCCTTTGAACAGGCTCAGGCTGCTCAGAAAGAGGCTACGCAACTCGACAACTATCGGGCCTTATCCTTTGTCTACGGCCAACTAGGGCGGCTCTATCAGCAGAGTGGTCAAAGCGACCTCTCCATGCGTTCCTTTGGGTTGGCCGCCCAGTTCGCCCAGTCCATACAAGCTTGGGATGCGCTCTACCAATGGCGTAGTACTCTGGCAAACATGTACCAGGAGCAGGGGCAAATGCAGCAGGCGATTACATCCTATAAGATTGCGATTACGGCCCTTGAGCATGTGCGCTGGAATCTATTGCCCATCTCATCCGATCTACAATTCAGCTTCAAAGAAGAAGTCGAACCCGTCTACCAGCGCTACATGGGGCTTTTGCTTCAGGAAGATAACCCAAATTTAAAACTGGTGTCCCAAACGAATCAAAGCTTAAGACTGGCTGAATTGGAGAACTTTCTCAAATGTGGAGAAACGAATTTAGTACCGCTTGCAGATCAAACCCCCGTTGATAAGGTCGTCGTTCAAATCCTAGATTTGGGAAATCAAACCACAGTCATTGTGGGTGATGTTCACTACAGTGTGGACCACGCCCAGCTCAAGCAACAGGTGTTTGAACTAACGGATCGCATTCAGGATGCCAACTTTTACACCTTCACTTCAGACCAATATTTACCCCAGGCGCAAGCCTTGTACCAACTTGTTTTGGGGCCAGCGATAGATCAGGGATTAATACCAGAAGACACAACAATTCTCTTCCACCTAAATGGCCCATTACAAAGCATTCCGATGGGAATGCTCCATGATGGCGATCGCTATCTCATTGAACGCAACCCCGTTACTCTATCCAATGGTTACGTTTCCCGGACACAAATTCAACAGAAACAATTAGGTGCCGTCATTGGCGGAGTCTCGAAAAGCAGCCCTAGCCTAGAAGAAACATCACTAGAGCCTTTGCCAGAGGTCGCAGAAGAAGTAAATGCGGTAAAGGGCAAATTCTCCGATGTTCGGCTACTCCTCGACGAAGATTTCACCCATCAAAAACTTCTTAGTAATGTCGAAGGGCCATCATCGAGAATACTTCACCTCTCCACGCACGGTCAGTTTAGCTCTGATCCTAATCAAACCTTCCTGCTGGCCTGGGATCGGCCCTTAAATGTGCAAGACATTTCGGGTGTTCTAGAAGCAGGGAATGGTGGGGGACTGGAGCTGCTATTCTTGAGTGCCTGTCAGAGTGCCAAAGGTGATCCAAGATCGTTCCTAGGATTGGCGGGACTCTCCGCGCAGTCTGGGGCAAAAAATACCATTGCCTCCCTGTGGTCTGCTGATGCCTCTGCCTCCATTTT